Part of the bacterium genome is shown below.
ATCAAGAATTTTTTCCTCTTGTCCTTGAATGCCATGAGTAAAATCGGTTGCTTTGAAGTATAATTTTCTTAAAGGTTTCCAGACGCCCAATATTTCAACCTCACAAAATAATAAAATCAGTATAGCTTTTTTAAGCATAACCTAGGGTTATACTGCCTATTAGCAGTATTATATTACTGCATCATAGGTTACAGCATATAAAATTGTAGCACTAACTAAGGAATACCGTCAAGCACAATTTCAATATTGAAACCAGAAAATACTGAAAAATGATTATACTGCCTATCTGCGGTTTTTATTTTACTGCAAAACGGATTTTTTCTTGCAATTGTTCAATAAATAGCCTATAATCACGACTGATGAGTATAATATTGAAATTGGAAAATACTGAAAAAGGGGTTGATTATGAATCTGCTTGAGCAAACGCGTGATGTGATGCGTAAAAAGCATTACTCAATTCGGACAGAACAGGCATATATTGATTGGATAAAGCGATTTGTCCTTTTCCATAACAAGCGTCATCCAAAATATATGGGAGAGAAGGAAATCTCCCAGTACCTTTCTTACTTAGCAGCTAATCAGAAGGTTGCTGCAAGTACCCAAAATCAAGCTCTTAATGCCATTGTCTTTCTCTATAAACATGTTCTTCGGATTGAGTTAGGTGATTTTGGTCATATAGAGCAAGCCAGAAAGCCGGAGAGATTACCGACGGTGATGACTAAAGCAGAGGTTAGCCGTGTTCTGGCAGCAATATCAGGCACTTATGGATTGATGACAAAACTCATTTATGGTTGTGGGCTGCGGCTTATGGAATGTGTTCGTTTGCGAGTTAAGGATATTGATTTTGAACAAAATCAATTGATTGTGCGTGAGGGAAAAGGAATGAAAGATCGTTCAACTATGCTACCTGAACAATTGAAACCGCTTCTCTTGGAACATCTGCGTCGGGTTAAGATTCTGCATGAGGAGGACCTCCAAAAGGGCATGGGAGAAGTCTATCTGCCTTTTGCGTTAGAAAGGAAATATGCTAATGCCGGCAGGGAATGGGGTTGGCAATATGTTTTTCCATCAAATCAAATATCTAAGGATCCCCGTAGCGATAAGATGCGGCGACATCATCTCAATGAAAGTGGCTTACAAAGAGCAGTCTATGATGCTGTTCGTACAGTTGGTCTCTTAAAGCCAGTAAGCCCTCATACATTTCGACACAGTTTTGATACACACTTATTGGAAGCAGGATATGATATCCGAACGGTTCAGGAATTGCTCGGCCACAAGGATGTTTCTACAACAATGATATATACCCATGTCATCAATAAGGGCGGGATGGGAGTACGAAGTCCGTTGGATATATTATAGTATCTTCCATAAATTACCACACTAAAACTAACAAGACATTAGACCATAGACTCAAGACTGGCAAGGTTTTTAGTCTGATGTCTTCTAAAATTTTCGTAAACCAGTTTTCGTTGGGCATAAACTAACTTTTCTACCCATGACTAACCCATTACTGACAAAGTAAGTATTTTATTGACTCACATCTAGAAAAACATTAAAATTAAATCTTTAGGCAGGTTAAACTAATGAAGAAAATTACTATTTTGATTTTCTTAAGTAGTTTTTTTACTTTCTTTAGTTATAGTTATGCCCAAAAATCAGGGGAAGAAATTTCTAAAGAAGGTGAAAAGGTTATCAAAGATGAAGTTATTTCATGTTATAAATTAGGGTTAGTCTATGGTTTAAATGGAAGATACGAAGAGGCTGCTAAATGTCTTCATAAGGCTATTAGGTTAGATCCGTTATATAGTGAAGCTTATAGGATTTTAGGGGTAGTATATAGTTTGCAGAATAATTATGCTGAAGCGATAAAGAATTTAGAGAAAGCTATGCAAATTGACCCTAAAGATAAGGATGCTTATCGTATATTAAAAGTAATTTGCGGATTAAAAGATGCTACGGAAAAACTCGAAGAGCTCTCAGAGAAAGAGCCTTCAGGAAAAGAAGAAGATTACGAGAAGATTAAAGGGGCTTTAAAAGAAATGCAGGAAGAGATAGAGAAGCTTAAAAACCCCCAGATAGAAAATAAATCTTTTTCAACCGAGATGAATAATAGGACTGAAAAAAAAGAGATATTTAAGGAGATCCCTAAGGTAGTCCCTTTAGAAGAATTAAACCCAAAAGAGTCTAAAGATGAAAAAAGGTCAAAAGCAAGAAAGAGTTATGCTGAAATATTAGAAGAGGAAAAGGAAGTAGCCTTTGCAGAGGAAGAAATTTTCTCTCTACCTTTCTCTCCACCTAAAGTAATCTCGAGAGAAGAAGAAAAAGAAAAAAGAGAGATCGAAGGAGAGATCAAAAGTAATGTTACCAAAACGGGAGATAATTTAGAATTAACGATAACTTCTATCAAAGGATGGTGGAAAAAAGACAAGAGTGAACAAATTTTTTACATAGAAGGAAGATTAAAAAACACAGGTTTTTTTTGTGTTTACACCCCCAGGGTAGAAGCGAAAATTTTTTGTAAAAATAATTTAATTGGTATTGTCGCCAATCATCCTACTTCTAAGATAGAAGCAGGAGAGATGATCGACTTTAAAGTATTTTTACCTCTTTCTTTAGGCTACCAAGAAGAATTATCTTACCAAATATTCATAGAAGAAGATGTTCTTTCTGAAAAGAAAAGATCTGTTCAATTGTTTATGTTGGTCGATGGTAGAAAGATTCAAATGCCTATTATTTTTCCTTGAAATTTAGTAAATTTTAAAGAGTTTAAACATGGAGGCCAAATGCTTAAGGGGATTAAAACTCCTTATCTAACGGTAGATATTATTATTGAACTTGAAGAAGAGAAGATTATTTTAATAAAGCGTAAAAATCCTCCTTATGGCTGGGCAATTCCAGGAGGGTTTGTAGATTATGGAGAAAGTTTAGAAGCCGCAGCAACAAGAGAGGCAAGAGAAGAAACTAGCCTAGATGTAGAACTAATTGGCCAATTGCATACTTATTCGGAACCTAACCGAGATAAAAGAGCTCATATTGTTTCGGTAGTTTTTACTGCCCAAGCCTATGGAGTGCCTAAAGCAGCTTCTGATGCCAAAGAAATAGGAATTTTTAAGATTAATGAGCTTCCTGAGAAGATAGCTTTTGATCATAAAAAGATTTTAGAGGATTATATGAAATTTAAAGGGAATTAGTAACACTTCAGCCAACTGAAGTGTTATTTAAAAAAACTTCATTGCAAATTTGAAATGAATTTCAATGAGTTACAAAAAAGGCTCTTCACTTGGGTAAACGGTTACGGGAATTATAATTATGAAAGGGTTAATTCTCTTTATTTTCAACTGGTTACCAACCTTATAGTTATAGAAATTCGGGAATTTAAGGTATACTGTAGTTAGCCATGTAAATCTTAGCTGTTCACCAAAAGATAAGTCAAGGAGACCTAAAAATGAGAAGCCAAAGGAAAGAAAAGCTTTCCGTGATAAGTCTTGGCTGTTCAAAGAATTTAGTTGATACTGAAGTAATGCTTGGGATATTAAAAGAAGCAGGGCATGAAATCATATTCAATCCAGATGAAGCTGAGATCCTTATTATCAATACTTGTGCTTTTATTAAACCTGCTGTTAATGAAGCCAAGATGGTTATTAATCAAGAACTAAAAAAGAATAAAAAGGTAATTGTAGCTGGTTGTTTAGTAGCTCGAGATAAAGATAAACTTTTAAAAGAATTTCCTGACCTTGCCTATCTGGTTAGTCCTGGTGAAATTTATAAAATTGCTAATATTCTTAGTAGTTCTCAAAAGATTCATCTTGGTGTCCCAAGATTTATTTATTCCCATCATACTCCACGGTTTCTCACTACCCTTAGTTCTACTGCTTATGTTAAGATAGCCGAAGGATGCAGCAACAACTGTTCATATTGTCTTATTCCAAAACTACGAGGAAAATATAGAAGTCGTAAAATTACTTCAATCATCAAGGAGGTAGAAAATTTAGCTTATTTAGGGGTAAAGGAGATTATCTTAATTGCCCAAGATACTACTTTTTATGGAACAGATATTTATGGTCAAGGCAAATTAGTTGACCTTTTAAAAGAATTAGCTAAAATAGACTCTATTAAATGGATAAGGGTAATGTACGCTCATCCTGATCATCTTACGGATGAGGTAATTTCTGTAATTAGAGAAGAAGAGAAGATTTGTCCTTATCTTGATCTACCTTTACA
Proteins encoded:
- a CDS encoding tetratricopeptide repeat protein, producing MKKITILIFLSSFFTFFSYSYAQKSGEEISKEGEKVIKDEVISCYKLGLVYGLNGRYEEAAKCLHKAIRLDPLYSEAYRILGVVYSLQNNYAEAIKNLEKAMQIDPKDKDAYRILKVICGLKDATEKLEELSEKEPSGKEEDYEKIKGALKEMQEEIEKLKNPQIENKSFSTEMNNRTEKKEIFKEIPKVVPLEELNPKESKDEKRSKARKSYAEILEEEKEVAFAEEEIFSLPFSPPKVISREEEKEKREIEGEIKSNVTKTGDNLELTITSIKGWWKKDKSEQIFYIEGRLKNTGFFCVYTPRVEAKIFCKNNLIGIVANHPTSKIEAGEMIDFKVFLPLSLGYQEELSYQIFIEEDVLSEKKRSVQLFMLVDGRKIQMPIIFP
- a CDS encoding integron integrase, which codes for MNLLEQTRDVMRKKHYSIRTEQAYIDWIKRFVLFHNKRHPKYMGEKEISQYLSYLAANQKVAASTQNQALNAIVFLYKHVLRIELGDFGHIEQARKPERLPTVMTKAEVSRVLAAISGTYGLMTKLIYGCGLRLMECVRLRVKDIDFEQNQLIVREGKGMKDRSTMLPEQLKPLLLEHLRRVKILHEEDLQKGMGEVYLPFALERKYANAGREWGWQYVFPSNQISKDPRSDKMRRHHLNESGLQRAVYDAVRTVGLLKPVSPHTFRHSFDTHLLEAGYDIRTVQELLGHKDVSTTMIYTHVINKGGMGVRSPLDIL
- a CDS encoding NUDIX hydrolase, which produces MLKGIKTPYLTVDIIIELEEEKIILIKRKNPPYGWAIPGGFVDYGESLEAAATREAREETSLDVELIGQLHTYSEPNRDKRAHIVSVVFTAQAYGVPKAASDAKEIGIFKINELPEKIAFDHKKILEDYMKFKGN
- the rimO gene encoding 30S ribosomal protein S12 methylthiotransferase RimO, which codes for MRSQRKEKLSVISLGCSKNLVDTEVMLGILKEAGHEIIFNPDEAEILIINTCAFIKPAVNEAKMVINQELKKNKKVIVAGCLVARDKDKLLKEFPDLAYLVSPGEIYKIANILSSSQKIHLGVPRFIYSHHTPRFLTTLSSTAYVKIAEGCSNNCSYCLIPKLRGKYRSRKITSIIKEVENLAYLGVKEIILIAQDTTFYGTDIYGQGKLVDLLKELAKIDSIKWIRVMYAHPDHLTDEVISVIREEEKICPYLDLPLQHIEDSILKRMNRPISNLQIRALVKKLRTVIPELTLRTSLMVGFPGETQEDFKKLVDFVKEVEFDRLGVFKYSKEERTKAFSMPYQISEQVKEERFCHLMEVQQKISSQKLKNKIGKRLEVVIEKVEDKVTYARSKYDAPDIDGLVIIPEKINKLIKFIEVEIISSKEYDLIGRSIS